One Brassica napus cultivar Da-Ae chromosome C4, Da-Ae, whole genome shotgun sequence genomic region harbors:
- the LOC106403799 gene encoding putative BTB/POZ domain-containing protein At2g40440, which yields MATDTNVSIFLDGFAHILEEQWQVDVLLKAGDSDPDAVISAHKLVLAARSKVFKKMLEEDECKTSSGKEIITLSEMKHEEVKALVEFIYSSGCGSTPCAEHARSLYLAADKYEIPHLRDLCRDELISSLNESNALDVYELAQIPFDDELNNAALSCIQMNITTIAYSDELKLFAERNPILTVEIVKACVERSRSRIYRY from the exons ATGGCAACAGATACCAACGTAAGCATTTTCTTAGATGGATTTGCGCATATCTTGGAAGAACAATGGCAAGTTGATGTGCTGCTCAAGGCAGGTGACAGCGATCCAGATGCAGTGATCTCCGCCCACAAGCTTGTTCTG GCCGCAAGATCAAAGGTTTTTAAGAAGATGCTGGAGGAGGATGAGTGCAAGACTTCGTCAGGGAAAGAGATAATCACTCTCTCGGAGATGAAACATGAAGAGGTAAAGGCTTTAGTAGAGTTCATATACAGTAGTGGCTGTGGCTCAACGCCTTGTGCAGAGCATGCTCGATCACTCTATCTAGCAGCGGACAAATATGAGATCCCACATCTACGAGACCTATGCAGAGACGAACTTATATCTTCTCTGAATGAGTCTAATGCTCTTGACGTTTATGAGCTTGCCCAAATCCCTTTCGATGACGAACTGAACAATGCTGCCTTAAGCTGTATCCAAATGAATATAACTACCATTGCTTACTCTGATGAGCTCAAGCTGTTCGCAGAGCGCAACCCAATTCTTACAGTGGAGATAGTGAAGGCTTGTGTTGAACGGAGTAGAAGTAGAATCTACAGATACTAG